The genome window TTTACCACGTCCAACCACAAGTCCTTAATAAATAACCATTTCAACTTTACCACGTCCAACCACAAGTCCTTAATAAATAACCAATCCAACTTTACCACGTCCAACCACAAGTCCTTAATAAATAACCAATTCAACTTTACCACGTCCAACCACAAGTCCTTAATAAATAACCATTTCAACTTTACCACGTCCAACCACAGGTCCTTAATAAATATGTGAACTGTGGAACTCACACCTGTGATGTGGTTATTCACAGTAGACTACCAGCCTGCAGTGCTACCAACAGATGGTGGTATCGCTTTCTTAAAATAAAGGCCAATATTGTGTGAGACTCTTCTGTGGTTTACAGTGGACAGCTGGGAACCAGAGCTATTTAGCCTTTTGCACATTGGATGAGGTGAAAACTCCCTCTGTAGAATAGAATAACTTTGTGGTAATGGTTGCCTCTCATGGTCCCCTATGACGACAGTGGGCTGGGGCAGGGCTGAGGTGGCGAAGCTCAACCAGCTGGCATTAAATAatatagacagtgggctggggCAGGGCTGAGGTGGCGAAGCACTACCAGCTGACATTAAATAatatagacagtgggctggggCAGGGCTGAGGTGGTGAAGCACTACCAGCTGACATTAAATAATATAGACAATGGCAACAGAATGATCATAAGTGATCTACTTTATATTGATGGGTTGACGATCTCATCCTAAATCAGTCAtcaatccccttgtgacaggggaatGGAggtttgttgtgtgcaacagggaggggcaactgaatgcaagcttcacccccaaaaaatacattGTTTAAACATTTCTGGCCTGTccatctatgggtaacagggttaacAATGGCCAAACACCAGACAATGGCCAACCACCAGACAATGGTCAACCACCAGACAATGGCCTAACACCAGACAATGGCCAAACATCAGACAATGGCCAAACACCAGATAATGGCCAAACACCAGACAATGGCCAATCACCAGATAATGGCCAAACACCAGATAATGGCCAAACACCAGACAATGGCCATACACCAGACAATGGTCAACCACCAGACAATGGCCAAACACCAGACAATGGCCATACACCAGACAATGGCCATACACCAAACAATGGCCAAACACCAGACAATGGCCAAACACCAGATAATGGCCAAACATCAGACAATGGCTTTAAACACCAGACAATGGCTTTAAACACCAGACAATGGCCAAACACCAGATAATGGCCAAACACCAGACAATGGCTTAACACCAGACAATGGCTTAACACCAGACAATGGCCAAACACCAGACAATGGCTTTAAACACCAGACAATGGCTTTAAACACCAGACAATGGCTTTAAACACCAGACAATGGCCAAACACCAGATAATGGCCAAACACCAGATAATGGCCAAACACCAGACAATGGCTTAACACCAGACAATGGCCAAACACCAGACAATGGCTTTAAACACCAGACAATGGCCAAACACCAGACAATGGCTTTAAACACCAGACAATGGCCAAACACCAGACAATGGCCAAACACCAGATAATGGCCAAACACCAGACAATGGCCAAACACCAGACAATTTTTTATATTAAAAAAGGAATATTTccaccatattaaaacgagagttctgTTCACGTAAAGAGGATTAAGTGGGTTAgaatcttcctagaagtgacaaagggttgacagagagatataaaaattatacattttggcACTGTAGCAGCCTTTATAAATGTGATTTATTGAATGGTCAATATTAAAGGCCACTTCATTTAATATTTTaagcttttaaaattcaatattcgGTGGACAATTTCCCACTtgaaatatcaaagggacgcaaaaggcaCTCATTTGGTGGAACGACCCATGAGTCACTGCAATAATTTTAAAGAAGTATATTATCAGTCTCGTTAAATACACCGCTGCATGTAGTCTTTGTTATGAAAGCCTTTAGATCATCATgtcttgacatttaatcagacagacagcatgtcattagtaaagattgaaaaaagtaaggggcctagacagctgccctggggaattcctgattctaccagtaagtggcctagacagctgccctggggaattcctgattctacctggattatgttggagaggcttccattaaagaaccctCTCTGTATTCTGTTAGACagataactctttatccacaatatagcagggggtgtaaagctagACTATAATCGATAATgacaaaagccgcactgaagtctaacaaaacagctcccaaaaTCTTTTATCATCactttctctcagccaatcatcagtcatttgtgtaagtggtgtgcatgttgaatgtccttccctatcaGCGTGCTGTAAATCTGTTGTTCATttatttactgtaaaatagcattgtatctggtcaaacacacattttcccaaaagtttacgaagggttggtaacaggcggattggtcggctatttgagccagtaaagggtgaTTTGCTATGgatagcggaatgacttttgcttccatccagacctgagggcacacacttttttgtaagcttagattgaagatatggcaaatagaagtggcaatatcgtctgctattatcctcagtaattttccatccaagttatcagaccccggtggcttttcaatagttttttcacctcttccacactcactttacggaattcaaaattacaatgcttgtctttcatatttTGGTCAGTTTTACTTGGATGTGGAGGTTCGGCTTTTGGCCgaatgtcatgcctaagtttgctaatcttgccaattaaaaaaatcattcaagtagttggcaatatcagtgggttttgtgatgaatgagccatctaatTCAATGAGTTGAGTTTGactttttgcccaaaatttcatttaaggtgttccaaagctttttactgtcattctttatataatttgtctttgtttttttagtatagtttcttcttccTTTTGTTccgtttagtcacatgatttctcaatttgcagtaggtTTGCCAATCGGTTATTCAGCCAGacagtcttttaggtgccttttggcaaactccaagtgggctgtcatgtgccttttactgaggagtggcatccgtctggccactctacaataaaggactgattggtggagtgctgcagagatggttgtccttctggaaggttctcccatctccacactgtcagtgtgaccattgggttcttggtcacctccttgaacaaggcctttctccccgattgctctgtttggcaaggcagccagctctaggaagagtcttggtggttccaaacttgttccatttaagaatgatggaggacactgtgttcttggggaccttcaatgctgcagacatgttttggtacccttccccagacatgtgcctcaacacaatcctgtctcgaagctctacggacacTTTCTTTgacatggtttttgctctgacatgcactgtcaactacgggaccttatatagacaggtgtggctTTCcaaatgcacctgagctcaatttcaagtctcatagcaaagggtctgaatacttatgtaaataaggtatttcttttttttatttgttataaatgtgcaaacatttcaaaaaacctgttttgctttgtcattatggggtaattccccatatagtgccctACCTTTAACCAAGGCCCTATTCCACATATAGTGCTCTACCTTTAAccaaggccctattccccatatagtgccctACCTTTAAccaaggccctattccccatatagtgccctACCTTTAAccaaggccctattccccatatagggcCCTACCTTTAAccaaggccctattccccatatagtgccctACCTTAAAccaaggccctattccccatatagtgctcTACCTTTAAccaaggccctattccccatatagggcCCTACCTTTAAccaaggccctattccccatatagtgccctACCTTTAAccaaggccctattccccatatagtgctcTACCTTTAAccaaggccctattccccatatagtgccctACCTTTAAccaaggccctattccccatatagtgccctACCTTTAACCAAGGtcctattccccatatagggcCCTACCTTTAAccaaggccctattccccatatagtgccctACCTTAAAccaaggccctattccccatatagtgctcTACCTTTAACCAAGGCCCCATTCCCCATATAGGGAACTACCTTTAAccaaggccctattccccatatagggcCCTACCTTTAAccaaggccctattccccatatagtgccctACCTTAAAccaaggccctattccccatatagtgctcTACCTTTAAccaaggccctattccccatatagggcCCTACCTTTAAccaaggccctattccccatatagtgccctACCTTTAAccaaggccctattccccatatagggAACTACCTTTAAccaaggccctattccccatatagggcCCTACCTTTAAccaaggccctattccccatatagtgccctACCTTTAAccaaggccctattccccatatagtgccctACCATATAGTGCCCTACCCACGGGGTCAAACACTCCGGTGGAAAGTTGTGCattatctagggaatagggtacagcCAAAGCCCCTCAGTGGAACAGAGCTTTGACCTCGTAGCAGAGTGGTGCAGCCAAAGCCCCTCAGTGGAACAGAGCTTTGACCTCGTAGCAGAGTCGTGAGTCTGAGCAGAGCAGCATCTTCCTGAAGGTGTGTCGTAGCTCTGCGCTGCGGAAGGCGTAGATGGCCGGGTCTATCACAGCGTGACTCATCAGCAGAACCAAATTCAGCTGGAACAGAGAGCGGTAGCACTCACAGTAGGGGTTCTCTACACACaccatgaggaggaggagatggaggaagaaAGGTGCCCAGCACACAACAAACACACCGAATAGCATGGTGAGCGTGAGCGCCCCCCGGAGGCTGCGGTGCGGCATGGCACTCCCGGGCAGCGCCGCAATCTTCCTGGCGTGGGACCGAGCCAGCAGGAACATGTGGAcgtagaggaagaggatgaggagcagCGAGATGAGGAAGAGCACGATGAAAAGGATCTTGATGACCGTGGCATCACAGAATGCCACCATGACCGTCCCGGCGACGCCGCACAGCGCCCAGATCCCCGCCAAGGCGGCGGCGGCTCGCCTCATGGTCATGATGTTGTGGTAGCGCAGCGCGTGGAAGATGGTGACGTAGCGGTCCACGGCGATGGCCAGGAAGCTACAGATACAACCGATAAAGGACATGCAGAGCAGTGCGTCTATGATGTCGTCCACCCTCCGGACGGAGTCCCCTCGGGAGTCCAGGTGTCCGACATCGCTGAACACCATCATCAGGGTCTCCCAGGTcttggagagggaggagatggtgtTGAACGTGGCCAGGCTACAGATAAACATGTACATCGGGGAGTGGAGGTTCTTGTTGCGCACCACGGCCACCACCACCAACAGGTTCTCACTGAGAGACACCATACCCAACACGAAGAACGCCAGGTGGGGGACCTTCACCACCTGACAGTCTGTGTGGTTGGAGGGGAGAACTGAGCCATCATTCATTATGGAGACCACAGACAGTGTCAGAGCAACGTCCACAGTAGATCGGATCAGGGTATTTCAGAATAGATCAGAACAGGGTGTTTTAGAATAGATCAGAACAGGGTGTTTCAGAGTAACGTCCagatcagaacagaacagggtgttTCAGAATAGATCAGAACAGGGTGTTTCAGAATAACGTCCAGATCAGATCAGAACAGGGTGTTTCAGAGTAACGTCCAGATCAGATCAGAACAGGGTGTTTCAGAGTAACATCCAGATCAGAACAGGGTGTTTCAGAGTAACGTCCAGATCAGAACAGGGTGTTTCAGAGTAACATCCAGATCAGATCAGAACAGGGTGTTTCAGAGTAACGTCCagatcagaacagaacagggtgttTCAGAGTAACGTCCAGATCAGAACAGGGTGTTTCAGAGTAACATCCAGATCAGAGCAGAACAGGGTGTTTCAGAGTAACGTCCAGATCACAACAGGGTGTTTCAGAGTAACGTCCAGATCAGAACAGGGTGTTTCAGAGTAACGTCCagatcagaacagaacagggtgttTCAGAGTAACGTCCAGATCAGAACAGGGTGTTTCAGAGTAACATCCAGATCAGATCAGAACAGGGTGTTTCAGAGTAACGTCCAGATCACAACAGGGTGTTTCAGAGTAACGTCCAGATCAGATCAGAACAGGGTGTTTCAGAGTAACGTCCAGATCACAACAGGGTGTTTCAGAGTAACGTCCAGATCAGAACAGGGTGTTTCAGAGTAACATCCAGATCAGATCAGAACAGGGTGTTTCAGAGTAACatccagaacagaacagggtgttTCAGAGTAACGTCCAGATCAGATCAGAACAGGGTGTTTCAGAGTAACGTCCAGATCAGATCAGAACAGGGTGTTTCAGAGTAACGTCCAGATCAGATCAGAACAGGGTGTTTCAGAATAACGTCCAGATCAGAACAGGGTGTTTCAGAATAACGTCCagatcagaacagaacagggtgttTCAGAGTAACatccagaacagaacagggtgttTCAGAGTAACGTCCAGATCAGATCAGAACAGGGTGTTTCAGAGTAACGTCCAGATCAGATCAGAACAGGGTGTTTCAGAGTAACgtccagaacagaacagggtgttTCAGAGTAACGTCCAGATCAGAACAGGGTGTTTCAGAGTAACGTCCagatcagaacagaacagggtgttTCAGAATAACGTCCagatcagaacagaacagggtgttTCAGAATAGATCAGAACAGGGTGTTTCAGAATAACGTCCAGATCAGATCAGAACAGGGTGTTTCAGAGTAACATCCagatcagaacagaacagggtgttTCAGAATAACGTCCagatcagaacagaacagggtgttTCAG of Salvelinus alpinus chromosome 4, SLU_Salpinus.1, whole genome shotgun sequence contains these proteins:
- the mc2r gene encoding adrenocorticotropic hormone receptor, giving the protein MNDGSVLPSNHTDCQVVKVPHLAFFVLGMVSLSENLLVVVAVVRNKNLHSPMYMFICSLATFNTISSLSKTWETLMMVFSDVGHLDSRGDSVRRVDDIIDALLCMSFIGCICSFLAIAVDRYVTIFHALRYHNIMTMRRAAAALAGIWALCGVAGTVMVAFCDATVIKILFIVLFLISLLLILFLYVHMFLLARSHARKIAALPGSAMPHRSLRGALTLTMLFGVFVVCWAPFFLHLLLLMVCVENPYCECYRSLFQLNLVLLMSHAVIDPAIYAFRSAELRHTFRKMLLCSDSRLCYEVKALFH